The Candidatus Thorarchaeota archaeon genome includes a window with the following:
- a CDS encoding HAD family hydrolase, which produces MPRALLFDLHHTLTKTCESQGGLFRTVCSRFGIDLTRHSVHVLDKALSESLSSIHEYQLAHNVEYTWFPQPEDWLKADRELFRNLGYEDMSDTTLMSLRREYIHEFGNGWETLHEQAEPTLRELRRRGYVLGLCTRRGLDPRHLLQKWGVDDVFSVVEYSAVVGYQKPSPFTLLRAAEALGLNPRLCAYVGNAVDADVAAAVRAEMVPVLLTWAGPESDTVVPEGTLVLNEIRDLLKHF; this is translated from the coding sequence ATGCCAAGGGCTTTGCTATTTGATCTTCACCACACGCTGACCAAGACATGCGAGTCCCAAGGAGGACTCTTCCGAACGGTCTGCAGCAGATTCGGAATCGATCTCACTAGACATTCAGTTCATGTGCTCGACAAGGCACTGAGCGAGTCACTCAGCTCGATTCACGAGTATCAGCTGGCACACAATGTGGAGTATACGTGGTTTCCGCAACCGGAGGACTGGCTGAAGGCAGACAGAGAGCTGTTCAGGAATCTGGGTTATGAGGACATGAGCGACACAACGCTCATGTCACTGAGGAGGGAATACATACACGAGTTCGGAAACGGCTGGGAGACACTTCACGAACAGGCAGAGCCTACACTGAGGGAGCTACGCAGGAGGGGGTATGTATTGGGTCTCTGCACCAGAAGGGGCCTTGACCCACGGCACCTTCTTCAAAAGTGGGGTGTGGATGATGTCTTCTCTGTAGTAGAATACTCAGCCGTTGTTGGATATCAGAAACCAAGCCCATTCACTCTTCTCAGAGCTGCAGAAGCGCTCGGCCTGAACCCCAGACTCTGTGCATACGTGGGAAATGCAGTGGACGCTGATGTGGCTGCAGCAGTCCGTGCAGAGATGGTACCGGTGCTGCTGACTTGGGCGGGCCCAGAGAGTGACACCGTTGTCCCAGAGGGGACACTCGTACTGAACGAGATTAGAGACCTCCTGAAGCACTTCTGA
- a CDS encoding metallophosphoesterase — MVRVVHISDSHLGCSMFQLAERREDSRRCFRKAIDMAMRHKPDVIVHTGDLFDSPDPAPEDLNTALEAFRGIKDQVEVFVLQGNHDLHYGFRRGISPIRTLEAAGVVKGTGDKVYARHVIDVDGESVEIHLISWTRMEEVTRLAHSIRPSEETALLFCHDIPDDREKMPPDFDYIGFGHGHNFWLDEELRMGRPGSTCVVDWKKELEGKKKLIVIDISDAGNKYLTETLNDVREFKLVRGLNITGMGPDEANGFLRKKIAELSVRKMTSPIVIIEVNGMVDAETDNSIRRAELLEHGLKTLDPLFLHIEPNWRCLGARPVVLREPLNVERSVADYMEQTGETDSQSLLSLLREIEEGSAN, encoded by the coding sequence ATGGTCCGAGTAGTACACATCTCTGACTCCCATCTGGGATGCTCCATGTTCCAACTGGCCGAGAGAAGAGAAGACTCACGTCGATGCTTTAGAAAGGCAATCGACATGGCCATGCGCCACAAACCTGACGTGATTGTGCACACAGGAGATCTCTTCGACTCGCCAGACCCTGCTCCTGAAGACCTCAACACAGCTCTTGAGGCATTCAGGGGAATCAAAGACCAAGTTGAGGTGTTTGTCCTACAGGGCAACCACGACCTCCACTACGGATTCAGAAGGGGAATCAGTCCAATACGCACTCTTGAGGCGGCAGGCGTCGTGAAGGGCACGGGAGACAAGGTCTACGCGAGACATGTGATCGACGTTGACGGAGAGTCTGTAGAGATTCATCTCATATCCTGGACGAGAATGGAAGAGGTCACCCGGCTGGCTCACTCAATCAGGCCTTCAGAAGAGACTGCTCTGCTCTTCTGTCACGACATACCAGATGACAGAGAGAAGATGCCCCCTGACTTCGACTACATAGGCTTTGGACACGGACACAACTTCTGGCTGGATGAAGAGCTCCGGATGGGCAGACCGGGCTCGACGTGTGTTGTAGACTGGAAGAAGGAACTCGAAGGAAAGAAGAAGCTGATAGTCATCGACATCTCAGACGCAGGAAACAAGTACCTCACAGAGACACTGAATGATGTTCGCGAGTTTAAGCTTGTGAGAGGGCTTAACATCACGGGCATGGGACCCGATGAGGCCAACGGCTTCCTCCGAAAGAAGATAGCCGAGCTCTCGGTCAGGAAGATGACCAGTCCAATCGTAATAATCGAAGTCAATGGCATGGTTGACGCGGAGACTGACAATTCAATCAGACGGGCTGAACTGCTGGAGCACGGTCTCAAGACTCTCGACCCGCTGTTCCTGCATATCGAGCCGAACTGGAGGTGTCTGGGCGCCCGACCGGTCGTGCTCAGGGAACCACTGAACGTTGAGAGGTCCGTCGCAGACTACATGGAACAGACCGGCGAAACAGACTCACAAAGCTTGCTTTCACTATTGAGAGAGATAGAGGAGGGGTCTGCAAATTGA